The following proteins are encoded in a genomic region of Desulfosoma sp.:
- a CDS encoding chemotaxis protein CheA, translating into MTTEHVPSDSLETLLRRLSDGVVAGPDDLMGIGECLNVIESIENHAHTPQNWRKELETVKGLFRRIILEESSDPKADWHEILAALRNFTGNGHGSSDDLEPASEDVESTKVLAEEFSCQGVAENRSQESHEQEQVPLEDAELIKDFIEEAKEHLASIELNIMSLEADPSDKEAINAVFRPFHSIKGVAGFLNLHSIHRLSHEVENLLDEARSGAIDVTDAVIDVVLRAVDILKVLLKELEAALGFTQASLSSGLVQSFLQSLKNFDPNQPVVRDRSAPPPKVGEILVQKGLVEPEHVQKAAEEAQERGKKIGELLVEEGIVSPQDVGAALRDQRRFKENTASVRVDTAKLDNLVDMVGELVIAQSMVLQNPEVQSIKDQKFQKDSVQLRRITAELQRISMSLRMVPIKSTFQKLIRLVRDLSKKSGKDVRLQMRGEDTEIDRNMVEEIYEPLVHMIRNAIDHGLETPEERKALGKDPCGTIYLSAEQKGGNILIELRDDGRGLNAAKIRAKAVERGLIGPDDMLEERALFELIFHPGFSTKDEVTDVSGRGVGMDVVRRSVEEMRGKLEVSSVPGQGTRFELKLPLTMAIIDGMVISVGPERYVVPTVALRESLRPPREAYLTVHGSEEMIKVRNQLMPLIRLHEVLGVEPKFRNPWEALILVVSEDQRSYGLLADEIIGRQEVVIKSLGGGLRHIKGLSGGAILGDGKVALILDVKGIVSGYEEGGHYGYGDRQRRVA; encoded by the coding sequence ATGACCACGGAACATGTGCCTTCGGACAGCCTGGAGACGTTGCTCCGGCGCCTCTCGGACGGTGTTGTGGCGGGGCCGGATGACTTGATGGGTATCGGGGAGTGCCTCAATGTGATCGAAAGCATTGAGAACCATGCGCACACGCCACAGAACTGGAGAAAAGAGCTGGAAACGGTGAAAGGGCTCTTTCGAAGAATCATTCTGGAGGAATCTTCAGACCCTAAGGCGGACTGGCATGAAATCTTGGCAGCGCTTAGAAACTTTACGGGCAACGGTCATGGTTCTTCAGACGACCTGGAACCGGCCTCAGAGGATGTGGAATCCACAAAGGTTTTGGCTGAGGAGTTCAGCTGTCAAGGGGTTGCCGAGAATCGGAGCCAGGAGTCTCATGAACAAGAACAGGTGCCTTTGGAGGACGCCGAACTCATCAAGGACTTCATTGAGGAAGCCAAGGAACATTTGGCGTCCATCGAGCTCAATATCATGTCTCTGGAAGCAGACCCCTCAGACAAGGAAGCTATCAACGCCGTTTTTCGTCCTTTTCACAGTATCAAAGGTGTTGCCGGTTTCCTCAATTTGCATTCCATTCATCGCCTGAGCCATGAGGTGGAAAATCTTCTGGATGAGGCTCGATCGGGCGCCATTGATGTGACCGACGCCGTCATCGATGTGGTGTTGCGCGCCGTGGACATTCTCAAGGTGTTGCTCAAGGAACTGGAAGCCGCTTTGGGTTTCACGCAAGCGTCCTTGTCTTCCGGGCTTGTGCAGAGTTTTCTGCAATCCTTGAAGAATTTTGACCCGAACCAGCCGGTCGTCAGGGACCGGTCCGCGCCTCCTCCTAAAGTCGGGGAAATTCTCGTCCAGAAAGGTCTGGTGGAACCTGAGCACGTGCAAAAGGCTGCAGAAGAGGCTCAGGAAAGAGGTAAGAAAATCGGCGAGCTGCTTGTGGAAGAGGGGATCGTGAGTCCTCAGGATGTGGGTGCGGCCCTCCGCGATCAGCGCCGTTTCAAAGAAAACACGGCTTCCGTTCGCGTGGATACCGCCAAGCTGGACAACCTGGTGGACATGGTGGGGGAATTGGTTATCGCTCAGTCCATGGTGCTTCAGAACCCCGAAGTCCAATCCATCAAGGACCAAAAGTTTCAAAAGGATTCCGTCCAACTTCGCCGTATCACAGCCGAATTACAGAGGATTTCCATGTCCTTGCGCATGGTGCCTATCAAGAGCACCTTTCAGAAGCTGATTCGACTGGTTCGGGATCTTTCCAAAAAGTCCGGCAAAGACGTGCGGCTGCAAATGCGCGGGGAAGACACAGAAATCGATCGAAATATGGTGGAAGAGATTTACGAACCTTTGGTGCACATGATCCGCAACGCCATCGACCACGGTCTGGAAACTCCAGAGGAAAGAAAGGCTCTGGGAAAGGATCCGTGCGGGACGATATACCTGAGCGCCGAACAAAAGGGAGGCAATATCCTCATCGAACTGCGTGACGACGGCCGAGGGCTGAACGCGGCCAAAATACGCGCCAAGGCTGTGGAACGCGGTCTCATCGGGCCGGATGATATGCTGGAAGAACGTGCCTTGTTTGAACTCATCTTTCATCCGGGATTTTCCACCAAAGACGAGGTCACCGATGTTTCCGGGCGAGGCGTGGGCATGGATGTGGTGAGGCGCAGTGTGGAAGAAATGCGCGGCAAGCTGGAAGTGAGCAGCGTTCCCGGGCAAGGCACACGGTTTGAGCTGAAACTGCCCCTCACCATGGCCATCATCGACGGTATGGTCATCAGCGTTGGACCGGAACGATACGTTGTTCCAACGGTGGCTTTGCGTGAGTCCTTGAGGCCTCCACGAGAGGCGTATCTGACGGTGCATGGGTCCGAAGAAATGATCAAGGTCCGTAACCAGCTTATGCCACTCATTCGCCTGCACGAAGTGTTGGGTGTGGAACCCAAGTTTCGCAACCCATGGGAGGCCTTGATTCTGGTGGTGAGTGAGGATCAGAGGTCCTATGGCCTGCTGGCGGATGAAATCATCGGGCGTCAGGAAGTGGTCATCAAGAGTCTTGGAGGGGGATTACGACACATCAAAGGGCTCTCAGGTGGGGCTATTCTCGGGGACGGCAAGGTGGCCCTGATCCTGGATGTGAAAGGCATTGTCAGCGGCTACGAAGAGGGTGGACATTATGGATATGGTGATCGGCAAAGAAGAGTGGCATGA
- a CDS encoding protein phosphatase CheZ, which produces MDMVIGKEEWHDLLQLVEEVERILTTKAQPEPPWDRCAEALKTLSSTAAMLGMEGLAKAGEALETHLEQKVRSNGGGFGEAAAVFQFAVNALVEHVRQASQAEAGDIDPREVISIVKDSEEPFKEQPDSGIETDMEVDEEAIIDQLVGADSNEQPQISDPTDQGTDVVEDFCRRVQGAVTMGLDGDGVPVARIELPLTPETLGRLKDLLNPAGKLEDLRLKVPEHGHATAKVLEAIKDFMQALSDGDLQRAEEILANLAENRHPGLYKEIGGIARALHNSLRDFVRTMDPSLREMVEEKIPDSGNRLEHIIKLTESAANTTLDHVEALQKRNEKDQGRLEAISEVLTGLHPLGENAQKKLEEATGLVRELMVSTQKSHEDFIRILTAQDYQDLTGQIIMKIMALLEDLEAKLVQLIAKFGVKVEKSKKAKEELYGPAHEALEDALHSQSDVDALLAEFGF; this is translated from the coding sequence ATGGATATGGTGATCGGCAAAGAAGAGTGGCATGATCTTCTGCAGCTTGTGGAGGAAGTGGAAAGGATTCTCACGACAAAGGCGCAGCCGGAGCCGCCGTGGGATCGCTGTGCGGAGGCTCTTAAAACCCTCAGCAGCACGGCCGCCATGCTGGGCATGGAAGGGCTGGCCAAGGCCGGGGAGGCCCTGGAGACGCATTTGGAACAAAAGGTGCGGTCCAACGGGGGGGGCTTTGGGGAGGCGGCAGCTGTTTTTCAGTTTGCCGTCAATGCATTGGTGGAACATGTTCGTCAGGCATCGCAGGCTGAAGCCGGAGACATTGATCCGCGGGAAGTGATTTCCATAGTGAAAGATTCGGAAGAACCTTTCAAGGAACAACCTGATTCAGGGATCGAAACGGACATGGAAGTCGACGAAGAGGCGATTATTGACCAGCTTGTGGGCGCAGACTCGAATGAACAGCCGCAGATTTCCGACCCTACGGACCAAGGCACGGACGTCGTGGAGGATTTCTGTCGACGTGTCCAAGGTGCCGTCACCATGGGGCTCGATGGGGACGGAGTGCCGGTGGCCCGCATTGAATTGCCCTTGACACCGGAAACGCTCGGTCGTCTCAAAGATCTATTGAACCCCGCGGGCAAACTTGAAGATTTACGTCTCAAGGTCCCTGAGCATGGTCACGCGACGGCTAAGGTCCTGGAAGCCATCAAAGACTTCATGCAGGCCTTGTCTGATGGAGATCTTCAACGGGCGGAAGAGATCTTGGCGAATCTTGCGGAAAACCGTCATCCTGGCCTGTATAAGGAAATCGGGGGTATCGCCCGTGCCTTGCATAATTCGCTTCGAGATTTCGTGCGTACCATGGATCCATCGCTTCGAGAAATGGTGGAAGAAAAGATTCCCGACTCGGGCAATCGCCTTGAGCACATTATCAAGCTGACGGAATCGGCAGCCAACACCACCTTGGATCACGTGGAAGCTTTGCAGAAAAGAAATGAAAAAGATCAAGGGCGCTTGGAAGCCATCAGCGAAGTTCTCACCGGGCTGCACCCCTTAGGCGAAAACGCCCAAAAGAAGTTGGAGGAAGCGACGGGCTTGGTCCGAGAACTCATGGTGTCGACGCAAAAAAGCCATGAAGATTTCATCCGTATTTTGACGGCACAGGATTATCAGGATCTGACGGGTCAAATTATCATGAAGATTATGGCCCTTTTGGAGGACTTGGAAGCTAAACTGGTTCAGCTTATCGCCAAGTTCGGAGTGAAGGTGGAAAAGAGCAAGAAAGCAAAAGAAGAGCTCTATGGACCAGCTCATGAAGCCTTGGAAGATGCGCTTCATTCCCAAAGTGATGTGGATGCCCTCTTGGCCGAATTCGGATTCTAA
- a CDS encoding diguanylate cyclase: MRGCAGSEGNGSAIQRIEALREQVQRIRNQKNDLMKDIVDLQQQNQKMTEIFKRCLLHLMSMLKPMVDPHTSEALDGLKERLVSDPDWNALDRDIQQIKTWSLREACEAERGDAGGSFQPVSETPMSTPPLLDFLSAHRLVLDALRSDLGDGYREKWENVSSLLDGCQSFTDLLGGARRLADLARDFHESFLEERSRVAKFFTEIGQDLVEMETMLHTTVRHSREAREAQEAFSETLDGHMREMRDSVTLTRTLEELKSVVEAKLAAIKKFLKEKREKDEARHREAGQNTEALQQALKKMKREVCTMQEKTRLLEQQVLRDPLTGIHNRRAFDSRLEEEFHRFQRYGQVFSLLVIDLDRFKHVNDVYGHTTGDQCLKEVTRRMGAALRKSDFLARYGGEEFVVILPGIDKDGAKSVGEKLRLCVDKTRFLYQGERIPLTISVGVAQIQSNEDSPQSLFERADAALYEAKKQGRNRVALAEENTDNS, from the coding sequence ATGCGTGGGTGTGCTGGTTCAGAAGGCAACGGTTCGGCTATCCAAAGGATCGAAGCTCTACGGGAACAGGTGCAGCGTATTCGAAACCAGAAAAACGACCTGATGAAAGACATCGTGGATCTTCAGCAGCAAAACCAAAAAATGACGGAGATTTTCAAACGTTGTCTACTTCACCTCATGTCCATGCTCAAGCCCATGGTGGATCCACATACCTCTGAGGCTCTGGATGGACTGAAAGAACGTCTGGTTTCAGATCCGGACTGGAATGCCCTGGACCGAGACATTCAGCAAATCAAGACCTGGTCCCTTCGAGAAGCCTGCGAAGCGGAAAGGGGGGATGCTGGAGGATCTTTCCAGCCAGTATCAGAGACTCCAATGTCCACGCCTCCTTTGCTCGATTTTCTTTCGGCCCACCGTCTCGTTTTAGACGCCCTGCGCAGCGACCTTGGCGACGGTTATCGTGAAAAGTGGGAAAATGTTTCCAGCCTGTTGGACGGGTGTCAATCTTTTACGGATCTGCTGGGAGGAGCACGCCGCTTGGCGGATCTGGCTCGAGACTTTCATGAATCTTTTTTGGAAGAAAGGTCGCGGGTCGCCAAATTTTTTACCGAAATCGGGCAAGACCTGGTGGAGATGGAAACTATGCTTCACACAACGGTGCGACATAGCCGAGAAGCCAGAGAAGCCCAGGAGGCTTTCTCGGAAACCCTGGACGGCCACATGAGGGAAATGCGCGATTCGGTCACCCTCACTCGAACCTTGGAAGAACTAAAGAGCGTCGTTGAAGCCAAACTGGCTGCCATCAAAAAATTCCTTAAGGAAAAGCGTGAAAAGGACGAAGCGAGACACCGAGAGGCCGGTCAAAACACGGAGGCCTTACAACAAGCCCTCAAGAAGATGAAACGCGAAGTCTGCACCATGCAGGAAAAGACTCGTCTTCTGGAACAGCAGGTTCTTCGTGATCCCCTTACAGGCATTCATAACCGTAGGGCTTTTGACTCTCGTCTAGAGGAAGAATTCCATCGCTTTCAACGCTATGGCCAGGTCTTTTCCCTCTTGGTCATTGATCTTGATCGTTTCAAGCACGTCAACGATGTTTATGGGCACACCACGGGGGATCAGTGTCTTAAGGAAGTGACACGCAGGATGGGGGCTGCTTTAAGAAAGTCGGATTTCTTGGCCCGGTACGGGGGCGAAGAGTTCGTGGTCATTCTTCCCGGAATCGACAAAGACGGGGCCAAAAGTGTCGGGGAAAAACTGAGGCTTTGCGTCGACAAAACGCGGTTTCTATACCAGGGGGAACGGATTCCCCTGACCATCAGCGTAGGGGTGGCCCAAATCCAGTCCAATGAAGATTCGCCCCAAAGTCTTTTTGAGCGGGCCGATGCGGCTCTTTACGAAGCGAAAAAACAAGGGCGTAACCGTGTCGCCCTTGCGGAAGAAAACACCGACAATTCGTAA
- a CDS encoding DVU0524 family FlgM-associated protein yields MVVTDYHVQSVLRTYTRQLQKSRLAAVLGGEERTERSADDKVSISEEARRRLIRDRVTSQVLERQREETNLDAPANAP; encoded by the coding sequence ATGGTGGTCACAGATTATCACGTGCAGAGCGTGCTTCGAACTTATACCCGCCAGTTGCAGAAGTCGCGCCTGGCAGCCGTCTTGGGCGGCGAGGAGAGAACGGAGCGGTCTGCGGATGACAAGGTGTCCATTTCGGAAGAAGCGAGACGGCGCCTGATTCGTGATCGCGTGACCAGCCAGGTTCTGGAGAGACAAAGAGAAGAAACAAACCTGGACGCCCCGGCAAATGCACCATAA
- the flgM gene encoding flagellar biosynthesis anti-sigma factor FlgM encodes MDVKKIATYMAQTNHVLENQAVRTEEPSVQTPNSLKAEGIEDRVQFSKEALELARNKVTMDREEIRTEKVEALRRQIQEGQYTVDPHQIAARMLDEII; translated from the coding sequence ATGGATGTCAAAAAAATCGCTACCTACATGGCCCAAACAAACCATGTTCTGGAAAATCAAGCGGTGAGAACCGAAGAGCCTTCGGTTCAAACCCCAAACAGCCTGAAAGCCGAGGGCATCGAAGACCGAGTGCAATTTTCCAAAGAAGCCCTGGAACTGGCTCGAAACAAGGTTACCATGGACAGGGAAGAAATCCGCACAGAAAAGGTGGAAGCGTTGCGTCGACAGATTCAAGAAGGTCAATACACCGTCGATCCCCATCAAATCGCCGCCCGTATGTTGGATGAAATCATCTGA
- a CDS encoding flagellin, whose product MRVTLPLMYGVATRDILRKQENINRLSRNLSSGLRLHNPHDDPEAWGRSLNVQDTLHRMQRYESNLDFATNMLSMADSGLNHVHDLLIRAKEIGMAANTPNSQEEKKAYVEELDQLVKELALTTSERYNGQNVFAGKPIWNEGTQRWEWEPGRPSGDDLQVPLEDGLPPMTVPCDLSGILPDLMNVLEDLKTHIENEDSSNITTALASLDTSMEQIRGLSSTVGARLKSLERRKETLNTLTAHRQEHLSELRDTDFLEAISSLQANQIALEAALKSSLALKDLSLVRYL is encoded by the coding sequence ATGCGAGTCACCCTGCCCCTTATGTACGGCGTTGCAACACGGGATATCCTGAGAAAGCAGGAAAACATCAACCGGCTTTCTCGAAATCTTTCAAGCGGCCTGCGTCTCCACAACCCCCATGACGACCCAGAAGCCTGGGGTCGATCCCTGAACGTTCAAGACACCCTTCATCGTATGCAACGCTATGAAAGCAACCTGGACTTTGCGACGAACATGCTTTCCATGGCCGACAGCGGCCTGAACCATGTCCATGACCTATTAATTCGAGCCAAAGAAATCGGCATGGCCGCCAACACCCCTAATTCCCAAGAAGAAAAAAAGGCCTACGTCGAAGAATTGGATCAGCTCGTGAAAGAATTGGCCCTGACGACTTCAGAACGTTACAACGGCCAAAATGTTTTCGCGGGAAAGCCCATTTGGAATGAGGGAACCCAGAGATGGGAATGGGAACCGGGACGCCCTTCAGGCGATGATTTGCAGGTGCCGTTGGAAGACGGCCTACCCCCCATGACGGTTCCTTGTGATCTGTCCGGTATCCTTCCGGATCTGATGAACGTTCTCGAGGATCTGAAAACACACATTGAAAACGAGGACTCTTCAAACATCACCACGGCGCTTGCGTCTCTGGACACCTCTATGGAACAGATTCGAGGCCTCTCTTCAACAGTCGGCGCTCGCCTGAAAAGCCTCGAAAGACGAAAAGAGACTCTCAACACATTGACCGCTCACAGACAAGAACATCTTTCGGAACTTCGAGACACCGACTTTCTGGAAGCCATCAGCTCCCTTCAGGCCAACCAAATCGCCCTGGAAGCCGCTCTGAAATCCTCGTTGGCGCTCAAAGACCTGAGCCTCGTTCGCTACCTGTAG
- the flgK gene encoding flagellar hook-associated protein FlgK, producing the protein MAGLNAALEIGKNALLNAQVQIQITSHNVANAENPAYARQKAATVTRGAILGSAGWIGAGARLDRIVQQRDSFLEGRYLNAFSQKAYYETLERLGKAVETYLSDDGDSGINAALNDFWNAWNALAQNPEGAAEKALVLECGANVCGSLNQKAFQLQQSRQGIVTELQDNLSTINSLLEKIRHLNRQIQYSETPAFMANDLRDQRFQALQELSHYLHFSAQDATGGMLNIFLEDGTPLVLFKDYAAELKMTGDTQSFTVEIKDSGKVVAAFDAAGDQVEDGLKGATGALVEAMGYVDAWQDALDQFAEALVTSFQQVYDDTSGGSATSYFFDTTAKTAATIRLSDDPLPFTSNTLARNALSLQTQGLESLGGLTLSQHLIQLSQNVGLAVESASSQALLQNAVAQQLDAQRQSVSGVSLDEEMVELIKHQQLYQAAAKVVQQTAEMIQTAINMV; encoded by the coding sequence ATGGCCGGTCTCAACGCCGCTTTGGAAATTGGTAAAAATGCGCTTCTGAACGCCCAAGTGCAGATTCAGATCACATCCCATAACGTGGCGAATGCGGAAAACCCAGCCTACGCCCGCCAAAAAGCTGCCACTGTCACTCGAGGAGCGATTCTGGGAAGTGCTGGATGGATTGGAGCAGGAGCGCGGCTGGATCGAATCGTTCAGCAAAGAGACTCCTTTCTGGAAGGGCGATACCTGAACGCTTTTTCCCAAAAGGCTTATTACGAAACCCTTGAACGCCTCGGAAAAGCCGTAGAGACCTATCTTTCCGATGACGGAGATTCCGGTATCAACGCAGCCCTCAATGATTTTTGGAACGCGTGGAACGCGCTGGCGCAAAATCCGGAAGGCGCGGCCGAAAAGGCCTTGGTTTTGGAGTGTGGGGCCAATGTCTGCGGCAGCCTGAATCAAAAAGCCTTCCAGTTGCAACAGAGCCGCCAAGGTATTGTCACGGAACTGCAGGATAACCTCAGCACCATCAACAGCTTGCTCGAAAAGATTCGACACCTGAACCGACAGATTCAATATTCCGAAACACCGGCTTTTATGGCCAACGACCTTCGAGACCAGCGCTTTCAAGCCTTGCAGGAATTGTCCCACTACCTGCATTTCAGCGCCCAGGATGCAACTGGAGGCATGCTGAACATCTTTTTAGAAGATGGCACACCCCTGGTCCTCTTTAAAGACTATGCGGCGGAACTCAAAATGACGGGAGACACTCAGTCCTTCACCGTTGAAATCAAGGACTCGGGCAAAGTGGTCGCCGCATTTGACGCCGCAGGCGATCAGGTCGAAGACGGTCTAAAAGGGGCGACCGGAGCTCTCGTTGAAGCCATGGGGTACGTGGATGCCTGGCAGGATGCTCTGGATCAATTCGCCGAAGCCTTGGTGACAAGCTTTCAACAGGTTTACGATGACACCTCGGGAGGATCAGCAACCTCCTATTTCTTTGATACCACAGCCAAAACGGCGGCGACCATTCGACTGTCGGACGATCCCTTACCATTCACCTCCAATACTCTGGCTCGAAACGCCCTTTCACTTCAAACCCAAGGACTGGAAAGCCTCGGGGGTCTCACTCTTTCCCAGCATCTCATCCAGCTGAGTCAAAACGTGGGCCTTGCCGTGGAATCCGCTTCCTCGCAGGCTCTTTTGCAGAATGCCGTCGCTCAGCAATTGGATGCACAGAGGCAAAGTGTTTCGGGAGTCTCCCTGGACGAAGAAATGGTGGAACTCATCAAACACCAACAGCTCTATCAAGCAGCCGCCAAAGTTGTGCAACAAACAGCGGAAATGATTCAGACAGCCATCAACATGGTGTGA
- a CDS encoding rod-binding protein produces MASVQHIQGSAPFSPSEEIEKQKKRLKQACMDFESLLTAQLVKSMRAAVLRDEEPNHAMEVYESMLDEKLAQVWSHEGSLGIGQWLYQSLEPLVTAEEQKTVSSTKTFKAFHENADKNL; encoded by the coding sequence ATGGCATCCGTTCAGCACATTCAAGGATCAGCACCTTTCAGTCCTTCGGAAGAAATCGAAAAGCAAAAAAAAAGGCTGAAGCAGGCATGCATGGATTTCGAAAGCCTTCTGACCGCTCAATTGGTTAAATCCATGCGGGCGGCGGTGCTTCGAGATGAAGAACCCAATCATGCCATGGAAGTTTACGAGTCCATGCTGGATGAAAAGCTTGCCCAGGTGTGGAGCCATGAGGGGTCTCTGGGTATCGGACAATGGTTGTATCAGTCCCTGGAGCCTCTCGTCACGGCAGAAGAGCAGAAAACCGTGTCATCGACAAAGACATTCAAGGCTTTTCATGAAAATGCCGATAAAAACCTATGA
- a CDS encoding OmpA family protein: MARKKNKAENEGGSASWMVTFSDLSTLLLTFFVLLLSMSSLNEKAIRSTFQNFDKTSGILFFKERQKVRKNPDMVINDIVKSLKSVYIADVRRLDEVSKTPWKKDFKLIVSSGNALMVKKRWNPGDFSFIFGDQLLFESGSAALKSSAYPILDTFARFLNEASYRAYIDGHTDNVPVKSSQFSSNDDLSLARAYAVLNYLVTQGKVPKEKLALGAYGDTHPLAANDTPEGRQLNRRVEIIFEKIK, from the coding sequence ATGGCCAGGAAAAAGAATAAGGCGGAAAATGAAGGCGGCAGCGCATCGTGGATGGTAACCTTTTCCGATTTATCCACGCTGCTTTTGACCTTTTTCGTCCTGCTATTGAGCATGTCGTCTCTCAACGAAAAAGCCATTCGAAGTACCTTTCAAAACTTCGATAAAACAAGCGGCATTCTCTTTTTCAAAGAAAGGCAAAAAGTCCGCAAGAATCCCGATATGGTCATCAACGACATCGTAAAAAGCCTCAAGAGTGTCTATATCGCCGATGTACGCCGACTGGACGAGGTTTCCAAGACACCCTGGAAAAAAGATTTCAAACTCATCGTCTCTTCGGGCAATGCCCTCATGGTCAAAAAACGATGGAATCCTGGAGACTTCTCATTCATCTTTGGCGACCAGCTGCTGTTCGAAAGCGGAAGCGCCGCTCTAAAGTCCAGTGCTTATCCGATTTTGGATACTTTCGCACGATTTCTGAACGAAGCTTCCTATAGGGCTTATATAGACGGACATACGGACAATGTTCCGGTGAAGAGCTCCCAATTTTCTTCCAACGACGATCTTTCTCTGGCTCGTGCCTATGCCGTTTTAAACTACTTGGTCACCCAGGGTAAGGTTCCTAAAGAAAAGCTGGCTTTGGGCGCCTACGGGGACACTCACCCTTTGGCAGCCAACGACACTCCTGAAGGGCGTCAATTGAACCGGCGGGTGGAGATCATCTTTGAAAAAATCAAATAG
- a CDS encoding OmpA family protein, with amino-acid sequence MPNSKSSKREKSSGDDGPPADGWLTTYCDLCTLLLTFFVLLLSMSVLDNTRQKQALNSLVGAFGFLPGGRTAIGKPKGMDISEFEAPMEVKTLDFDVLREVTMKNTLDKEVEILKKEETLTIVLNQKILFEPSSFDLKPAARSYLSQLVPYLARDPREIEVGGHTDRFEAVETPHWEEHSWRLSTRRAMAVYRFLLSQGLEPNRISAHGFSYEKPLVDGIQYPHLRDRNQRVEIVLTYSRNLPASLLYEDPKSNPFFNYKNFFFRLFPMPEKKSQEAGKPDEPSPTLANGRG; translated from the coding sequence ATGCCGAACTCGAAATCATCTAAAAGAGAAAAGTCTTCCGGAGACGACGGCCCTCCGGCCGACGGGTGGCTCACCACTTACTGTGATCTTTGCACCTTGTTGCTAACCTTTTTTGTGCTTCTTCTCAGCATGTCCGTCCTGGACAACACACGGCAAAAACAAGCTCTCAATTCCCTCGTGGGCGCCTTTGGCTTCCTGCCCGGAGGCCGTACAGCCATTGGAAAACCTAAAGGCATGGATATCAGTGAATTTGAAGCTCCCATGGAAGTCAAAACTCTGGATTTTGACGTACTTCGAGAAGTGACCATGAAAAACACCTTGGACAAGGAAGTCGAGATTTTAAAAAAGGAGGAAACACTTACCATCGTGCTTAATCAAAAAATCCTTTTTGAGCCAAGCTCCTTTGACTTGAAACCTGCAGCCCGCTCCTATCTTTCCCAGCTCGTGCCTTATCTGGCCAGAGATCCTCGGGAAATTGAAGTTGGAGGGCACACGGACCGGTTTGAAGCCGTCGAGACGCCTCATTGGGAAGAACACTCTTGGAGACTTTCCACCCGAAGAGCTATGGCCGTTTACCGCTTCCTTTTGTCCCAGGGATTGGAACCGAACCGCATCAGCGCACACGGGTTCAGTTACGAAAAACCCCTGGTGGACGGTATCCAGTATCCCCATCTTCGAGACAGAAACCAAAGGGTGGAAATCGTTTTGACATACAGCCGAAATCTTCCAGCGAGTCTGCTCTATGAAGATCCAAAATCAAATCCTTTTTTCAATTACAAAAACTTTTTCTTCCGGCTGTTTCCTATGCCTGAAAAAAAATCACAAGAGGCAGGAAAACCAGACGAACCTTCCCCGACGCTTGCAAACGGGCGTGGCTGA